One window of the Cryptomeria japonica chromosome 7, Sugi_1.0, whole genome shotgun sequence genome contains the following:
- the LOC131039932 gene encoding SKP1-like protein 1A, which translates to MAEDPTAAMAKECKVRLKSSDDTIFEVEYAVAMQSQMLKNALSDTGTDGTVSLHNISSEIMAKVAEYCAYHVNAANTISEKDVKIWDQEFVKDLDQATLFNLIMATQYLVIHNLQDLICQTVADRIKDKSAEEVREIFNIQNDLTPEEEEEIRHENQWAFEEEGWPEIQEEVRREG; encoded by the coding sequence ATGGCGGAGGATCCCACTGCAGCCATGGCGAAGGAATGTAAGGTGAGATTGAAGAGTTCGGATGACACTATTTTTGAGGTAGAGTATGCCGTAGCCATGCAGTCGCAGATGTTAAAGAACGCTCTGAGTGACACCGGCACGGACGGCACCGTGTCTTTGCACAACATTTCCAGTGAAATAATGGCGAAGGTGGCCGAGTACTGCGCATATCATGTAAATGCCGCCAACACCATCTCGGAGAAGGATGTGAAGATATGGGATCAGGAGTTCGTGAAGGACCTTGATCAAGCAACCCTTTTTAATCTCATCATGGCCACCCAGTACCTGGTTATACACAATCTTCAAGATTTAATATGCCAAACTGTAGCAGACAGGATTAAGGATAAAAGCGCAGAAGAGGTCAGAGAGATATTTAACATACAAAATGACTTGACtcctgaagaggaggaagaaatcaGGCATGAAAATCAATGGGCGTTTGAGGAAGAAGGCTGGCCTGAAATTCAGGAAGAAGTCAGGCGTGAAGGTTGA